A stretch of Acidicapsa ligni DNA encodes these proteins:
- a CDS encoding NUDIX domain-containing protein, with amino-acid sequence MNPVQPSPEHSPEAKSITTISTREVYSNPWMRLREDQILRSNGKPGIYGVVDKDDAAIILPLDVGADGEGRVWLVEQFRYTVQQRCLELPQGGWEMGEIDPEELARGELKEEIGMHAESMIYLGWLWIAYGFANQKQHVFLATGLTPTEKEPDPEEHDLIVHSVTIAEFEQMMLDGTIRDNCTLSAWGLYLIWKAKNR; translated from the coding sequence ATGAATCCTGTGCAGCCTTCGCCTGAGCATTCGCCAGAAGCCAAGAGCATCACCACCATCAGTACGCGTGAAGTCTACAGTAATCCCTGGATGCGTTTGCGCGAGGACCAGATTCTCCGCTCCAACGGCAAGCCCGGCATCTACGGCGTCGTCGATAAAGACGATGCCGCAATCATCCTGCCGCTCGATGTGGGCGCGGATGGGGAGGGCCGTGTGTGGCTGGTGGAGCAATTTCGTTACACCGTCCAGCAGCGCTGCCTTGAGCTTCCGCAGGGCGGATGGGAGATGGGTGAAATCGACCCGGAAGAACTTGCCCGTGGGGAACTGAAAGAAGAGATCGGCATGCATGCCGAATCGATGATTTATCTGGGATGGCTTTGGATTGCCTATGGATTTGCCAATCAAAAGCAACATGTCTTTCTGGCCACGGGTCTGACTCCTACGGAAAAAGAACCCGATCCAGAAGAGCACGACCTCATCGTCCACTCCGTAACTATTGCCGAGTTTGAGCAGATGATGCTTGACGGCACGATCCGCGATAACTGTACCCTGTCAGCCTGGGGACTTTACCTGATCTGGAAGGCTAAAAATCGATGA
- the murQ gene encoding N-acetylmuramic acid 6-phosphate etherase, with protein MKLKALGTERRNPATENLDTMSTIEFVTAMNHEDAVVPRAIKKVLPEIARAVDVVAQCLAKGGRLIYVGTGTSGRIGALDASECPPTFNTDPEMVQFLIAGGEDALVRPTEASEDSLELGRKDMASRKPGKRDAVVGIAASGRTPYTIAALEYARSKGAKTIAIACNKGSALGKAAEFPIEIEVGPEALTGSSRLKAGTAQKLVCNMLTTGSMTQLGYVYGNLMVNLQLKNEKLVERGILILEYLTGADRTTALKALDTASMSVPLALVMLKADVSKAQAEKRLRKAKGNVRKALEG; from the coding sequence ATGAAACTGAAAGCGCTTGGGACAGAACGTCGTAATCCAGCTACTGAAAATCTCGATACAATGTCGACGATTGAGTTTGTTACTGCGATGAACCACGAGGATGCAGTGGTTCCACGAGCTATTAAAAAAGTGCTGCCTGAGATTGCACGGGCTGTCGATGTGGTCGCACAGTGTCTCGCGAAGGGCGGTCGATTGATCTATGTCGGGACAGGCACGAGCGGTCGCATTGGAGCTTTGGATGCATCCGAATGCCCACCTACATTCAATACAGATCCGGAGATGGTTCAGTTTTTGATTGCCGGGGGTGAGGACGCACTTGTTCGGCCAACAGAGGCCAGTGAAGACTCCCTTGAACTCGGGCGCAAAGATATGGCTTCGAGAAAACCAGGTAAGCGCGATGCAGTGGTGGGCATTGCGGCGAGTGGGCGTACGCCTTATACGATTGCGGCTCTAGAGTATGCGCGGAGCAAGGGGGCGAAAACAATTGCAATAGCGTGCAATAAAGGATCTGCTCTTGGCAAAGCTGCGGAATTTCCTATCGAGATCGAAGTAGGCCCCGAGGCGCTGACTGGATCATCCAGGCTAAAGGCTGGAACGGCGCAGAAGTTGGTCTGTAATATGTTGACTACCGGCAGCATGACGCAGCTTGGATATGTGTACGGCAATCTTATGGTCAATCTGCAGTTGAAGAATGAAAAGCTTGTCGAACGCGGCATTTTGATTTTGGAGTATTTGACAGGCGCGGACCGTACAACAGCATTGAAGGCTCTCGACACAGCTAGCATGAGCGTACCGCTTGCGCTGGTGATGTTGAAGGCCGATGTGAGTAAGGCGCAGGCGGAAAAGAGACTTCGCAAGGCGAAGGGAAATGTTCGCAAGGCACTGGAGGGTTGA
- a CDS encoding sodium:solute symporter produces the protein MGLNLVDLAVIVAYLTGVTLFGLRFRKKQRTLKDYFLADNTIPWWAISLSIVAAETSTLTIISVPGLAYEKDFRFLQLVIGYLIGRAVVSFLFIPQYFCGELVTAYQLIESRFGERLRSLTAGLFLVTRAAAEGVRVFAVAIVVGIALSSLLAGLTSFERDITAIAIVTLLTLVYTFEGGMAAVIWTDVIQLSIYVTGTIVGFFTILHLVPGGWGTVHTIAVNAHKFQVFDFSWSLFTTYTLWSGVIGGAFLTMASHGTDQLIVQRLLSARSERESKMALLSSGVAILFQFSLFLLIGAMLFAFYKLFPPQVPFTRTDTIFPVFVVTHMPHGISGLLIAAILAAAMSNLSAALNSLSSTTIVDFYVKLRPKSTELRRVQLSRIVTVGWGVLLFALAIFARNGGKVLEVGLSIASVAYGALLGVFLLGVLTRRASESGAMIGMLCGFLLSMYLWLFTGVSFTWYVVLGSAATFAIGYAASMAMPRTNTI, from the coding sequence TCCCCTGGTGGGCGATTTCACTTTCTATTGTCGCGGCAGAAACAAGTACACTCACCATCATCAGCGTGCCAGGCCTGGCTTACGAAAAGGACTTTCGCTTTCTGCAACTCGTGATCGGCTATCTTATCGGTCGCGCCGTTGTTAGTTTTTTATTTATTCCACAATATTTTTGCGGCGAACTGGTTACGGCGTATCAACTGATAGAGAGTCGCTTTGGGGAGCGACTTAGATCGCTTACTGCGGGGCTTTTTCTTGTAACACGTGCTGCGGCTGAAGGCGTGCGAGTTTTTGCCGTAGCCATTGTGGTGGGGATCGCTCTCTCAAGTCTTCTTGCCGGGCTTACCAGCTTTGAAAGAGACATTACAGCGATTGCTATCGTTACGCTGCTGACGCTGGTGTATACATTCGAAGGCGGCATGGCGGCCGTGATCTGGACCGATGTCATTCAACTGAGTATCTATGTGACAGGCACGATTGTGGGCTTCTTCACGATACTGCATCTCGTGCCAGGCGGATGGGGAACGGTGCATACGATTGCTGTGAATGCGCATAAGTTCCAAGTCTTTGATTTTTCCTGGAGCTTATTCACTACCTATACGCTGTGGTCTGGAGTTATCGGCGGCGCATTTTTAACGATGGCGAGTCATGGTACGGATCAGTTGATTGTGCAACGATTGCTATCGGCGCGCAGTGAGCGCGAATCCAAGATGGCGCTGCTTTCAAGTGGAGTTGCGATCCTGTTTCAGTTCTCTTTATTTCTGCTGATAGGCGCGATGTTATTTGCATTTTATAAGCTCTTTCCTCCGCAGGTTCCGTTTACTCGTACGGATACGATCTTTCCGGTCTTTGTTGTTACGCACATGCCACATGGAATCAGCGGCCTACTGATTGCTGCTATCCTTGCGGCAGCAATGTCTAACCTGAGCGCCGCATTGAACTCCCTTTCCTCTACAACGATAGTGGACTTTTATGTAAAGCTTCGTCCGAAGTCTACAGAGTTACGGCGCGTACAGCTATCGCGTATCGTCACTGTTGGTTGGGGTGTTCTGCTGTTTGCGCTGGCTATATTCGCACGCAATGGAGGCAAGGTGCTTGAGGTTGGCTTGTCCATTGCCTCGGTCGCGTATGGAGCGTTGCTTGGTGTGTTTCTTCTTGGAGTGCTCACCAGGAGAGCTTCTGAAAGCGGCGCGATGATAGGCATGCTTTGCGGTTTTCTGCTGAGCATGTATCTATGGCTCTTTACTGGCGTTTCATTTACCTGGTATGTAGTGCTTGGAAGTGCCGCTACTTTCGCTATCGGATATGCTGCCAGTATGGCAATGCCCCGTACAAACACGATATAA
- a CDS encoding alpha-amylase family protein: protein MDESRNISDQRPDSQLSSTPVSRRSFLGAASLGVAGLGAASAATLLAGVPASRVAQSSSTSATASGEVFFDLLRTPDSITAYERLSDPVPLSRSGSQWQGKGIGVESSADATQLALRVHAPSMAIRYIHVRWTMKVAAIPHVLGDHWERSYGDLGWRSIVSERVMPWYFATWDGRSCNTYGVKTGAGSLCFWQLDPDGVSLWLNLSNGGSGVKLGQRVLEAATVVTRKGNPGEEPTSAIRAFCRQMCSQPSRPSQPVYGTNDWYYAYGKNTAEQILNDTDFIANLSVNNAIRPFSVIDMGWSVGAPKFPSMPQLANQIRERRARPGIWIRPLEAPANTDRGLLISDRRFENSADASQLAYDPTVPEALERVLAKVKQVVDWGYELVKHDFSTYDLLGRWGSGMGAEPTISSWSLHDQSRTNAEIIRNFYQQIRATCKPETLILGCNTMGHLGQSIFDIQRTGDDTSGRIWERTRRMGINTLAFRLPQHETFFVQDADCVGISADVPWELNRQWLDLLAHSGTAVLISPGEGSRIPEHAEAIKRAFKLAASGGDGARPASPVQESTPQTWITGLAGQSKESDRKLHYDWYGEGGAFPFTV, encoded by the coding sequence ATGGACGAAAGCCGGAATATCTCTGATCAGAGGCCAGACTCTCAGTTATCATCCACCCCTGTTTCCCGCCGTTCGTTTTTAGGCGCGGCAAGTCTGGGAGTAGCAGGTTTGGGTGCAGCAAGCGCGGCGACTCTGCTCGCAGGCGTTCCTGCAAGCAGAGTCGCGCAGTCGTCATCGACTTCGGCAACCGCGTCAGGAGAAGTCTTCTTTGATCTGCTGCGAACTCCCGACAGCATCACCGCCTATGAGCGACTGAGCGATCCAGTGCCGCTCTCGCGTTCCGGCAGCCAATGGCAGGGCAAGGGTATCGGTGTTGAGAGCAGCGCCGACGCGACGCAACTCGCACTCCGCGTCCATGCACCGAGCATGGCCATCCGCTATATACATGTGCGATGGACGATGAAGGTAGCTGCGATTCCGCATGTCCTCGGCGATCACTGGGAACGCAGCTATGGTGACCTGGGCTGGCGTTCGATCGTCTCGGAACGCGTGATGCCCTGGTACTTTGCCACGTGGGATGGCCGCTCATGCAACACCTACGGAGTCAAGACGGGCGCAGGTTCGCTCTGCTTCTGGCAGCTCGATCCGGACGGCGTATCGCTGTGGCTCAACCTCAGCAACGGCGGTTCCGGCGTCAAGCTGGGCCAGCGTGTACTCGAAGCAGCTACTGTCGTGACCCGTAAAGGCAATCCCGGCGAGGAGCCAACCAGCGCCATCCGCGCCTTCTGCAGGCAGATGTGCTCCCAGCCGTCGCGGCCATCGCAGCCCGTCTACGGCACCAATGATTGGTACTACGCCTATGGCAAAAACACCGCTGAACAGATTTTGAACGACACCGATTTCATCGCCAATCTCTCCGTAAATAATGCGATTCGTCCATTCTCGGTGATCGATATGGGCTGGTCCGTCGGTGCACCGAAATTCCCCAGTATGCCGCAGCTTGCCAATCAGATTCGCGAACGCAGAGCACGTCCGGGCATCTGGATTCGCCCCCTCGAAGCGCCTGCAAATACTGATCGTGGCCTGCTGATCTCCGACCGTCGCTTCGAAAACAGTGCGGACGCATCTCAGTTGGCTTACGACCCTACCGTTCCTGAGGCGCTGGAAAGAGTCCTGGCAAAAGTAAAACAGGTAGTCGACTGGGGATACGAGCTGGTTAAGCACGACTTCTCCACCTACGATCTGCTCGGTCGCTGGGGATCGGGGATGGGCGCAGAACCCACGATCTCCAGCTGGTCTCTGCATGATCAGAGCCGCACCAATGCGGAAATCATTCGCAATTTTTATCAACAGATTCGCGCCACCTGCAAGCCTGAAACTCTCATCCTCGGCTGCAATACCATGGGCCATCTTGGGCAAAGTATCTTCGACATACAGCGTACCGGCGACGACACCAGCGGACGCATTTGGGAGCGCACGCGTCGTATGGGCATCAACACGCTCGCCTTCCGCCTGCCGCAGCACGAAACCTTCTTCGTACAAGACGCGGACTGCGTGGGTATTTCAGCCGACGTTCCATGGGAGCTCAATCGTCAATGGCTTGACCTGCTTGCCCACAGCGGAACCGCAGTTTTAATCTCGCCGGGCGAAGGCTCGCGCATCCCCGAACATGCCGAGGCAATCAAGCGGGCGTTCAAACTTGCTGCAAGTGGTGGAGATGGTGCGCGACCAGCGAGTCCCGTACAAGAATCCACACCGCAAACATGGATCACCGGGCTTGCGGGCCAATCAAAAGAATCGGACCGTAAACTCCACTACGATTGGTATGGAGAAGGCGGCGCATTCCCATTCACTGTCTAG
- the zwf gene encoding glucose-6-phosphate dehydrogenase, which yields MNSFYSDAFVFLGATGDLAYKQIFPALQGLIRDEAFNLPIIGVAKAGWNLDQLKARAKDSLEKHGGINQPAFEKLLSLLRYVDGDYSDASTFEQLRQELGTSQRPLHYLAIPPSLFATVAEHLANSGCATNARVVVEKPFGRDLESAKELGETLHKFFPEENIFRIDHYLGKEPVQNIVYTRFANPIFDPIWNRDHVRSIQITMAEDFGVEDRGKFYDEVGALLDVVQNHMMQVVANLTMDPPTGQDHDALRDRKSELLRAIKPLTPDAVVRGQYDGYRSVVGVAPGTSVETFVAIKLEIDSWRWAGVPIFVRAGKMLPVTCTEALVEFKRPPKETFGELVSNGSAHMRIRLSPDMTIGLGVRVKTPGERMVGRDVELEMHRQSTTDMPPYERLLGDAIRGNSEQFARQDLIEAQWRIVEPILGNVTPFYTYAPGTWGPVEADQLIGNDGPWVNPQLHSVE from the coding sequence ATGAACTCTTTCTATTCCGACGCATTCGTATTCCTCGGCGCTACCGGCGACCTCGCTTATAAGCAGATATTTCCTGCTCTGCAAGGCCTGATCCGTGACGAAGCCTTTAATCTCCCAATCATCGGCGTTGCCAAGGCAGGCTGGAACCTCGATCAGCTCAAAGCCCGTGCCAAAGACAGTCTCGAAAAACACGGCGGCATCAATCAACCGGCCTTTGAAAAGCTCTTGAGCCTGTTGCGCTATGTCGATGGCGACTACAGCGATGCCAGCACCTTTGAGCAGCTTCGCCAGGAACTTGGTACATCCCAGAGGCCGCTGCACTACCTCGCCATTCCTCCCAGCTTGTTCGCAACCGTCGCGGAACATCTCGCGAACTCCGGCTGCGCAACCAATGCGCGCGTCGTCGTTGAAAAGCCCTTCGGACGCGATCTTGAATCGGCTAAAGAACTGGGCGAAACGCTGCACAAGTTTTTTCCTGAAGAAAACATCTTCCGCATTGACCACTATCTCGGCAAAGAGCCGGTGCAGAATATCGTCTACACCCGCTTCGCCAACCCGATCTTCGATCCCATCTGGAATCGCGATCATGTCCGTAGCATCCAGATCACCATGGCTGAAGACTTCGGTGTCGAAGACCGCGGCAAATTCTACGATGAAGTAGGCGCGCTGCTCGACGTCGTGCAGAACCACATGATGCAGGTTGTCGCCAACCTCACCATGGACCCCCCAACCGGCCAGGATCACGACGCATTGCGCGATCGCAAGAGCGAGCTTCTTCGCGCCATAAAGCCGCTCACTCCCGATGCCGTCGTGCGTGGACAGTATGACGGTTACCGTTCGGTCGTTGGTGTCGCTCCGGGCACATCCGTTGAGACCTTTGTCGCCATCAAACTCGAAATCGATAGCTGGCGCTGGGCCGGTGTGCCCATCTTTGTACGCGCAGGCAAAATGCTGCCTGTCACCTGCACTGAAGCTTTGGTGGAGTTCAAGCGCCCGCCCAAGGAGACTTTCGGCGAACTGGTTTCCAACGGCTCCGCACACATGCGCATTCGTCTCAGCCCGGATATGACGATTGGCCTCGGAGTACGCGTCAAGACTCCCGGCGAGCGTATGGTTGGCCGTGACGTCGAGCTGGAGATGCATCGTCAGAGCACAACCGACATGCCGCCCTACGAGCGCCTGCTGGGGGACGCTATTCGCGGCAACAGCGAACAGTTCGCCCGCCAGGATCTGATCGAAGCCCAGTGGCGCATCGTCGAGCCTATCCTTGGCAACGTCACGCCGTTCTATACCTATGCCCCCGGCACGTGGGGTCCGGTAGAGGCCGATCAACTCATCGGCAACGACGGTCCGTGGGTCAATCCTCAGCTTCACTCGGTCGAATAA
- a CDS encoding glycoside hydrolase family 3 protein translates to MNYISSKRFLCLSLLMIFLTALNSVDAHGTGPVHLDHKGELWAKSTLRKMSLEEKIGQLIMVWAKVEYLNIDSPAFVQLHDEMQKYHVGGFGVTVHVDGARLIKSEPFEAAALTNELQKESKYPLIFAADFERGLAVRLNGATSFPSAMAFGATGDKDLVRQFGEISAEESRAVGIHWNWFPVADVNSNPANPIINTRSFSENPAVVGDMVAAYIDGARSEGLLTTVKHFPGHGDTDTDSHLSLARVTGNMDRLNSVELIPFRKAIAAGVDTVMMGHITVPAIEPDPNLPASVSKRVVTGLLKDKLGFRGLVVTDALDMGALMHAFTGTDAEISGKEAVQALLAGNDMVIIPADLDGAYSGLIQAAKSGVLSEKRIDESVLKILRLKASVGLNVDRYVDMSDVSRVVARPASVALAQTISDRAITLATDTNNLLPLHVSADAGQATASSAVAVIFTNDARASEGVGAFIAQLRRRVPNASVFLVDNSSSATVSQDVLAAVASASTVIAVAEAFPSARRMMRVAGQQKGSAGLDQSATELLSSIVKTAGAKTVVAAFGNPYIGSDVPGISTYVCTFSDTADSALSLVSALFGENAIHGRLPVTIPNIARIGAGLDRAATAPVVH, encoded by the coding sequence GTGAACTATATCTCGTCAAAACGATTTTTGTGTTTGTCTCTGCTGATGATTTTCCTTACTGCTCTCAACAGTGTTGATGCGCATGGAACGGGGCCTGTTCATCTCGATCACAAGGGTGAACTATGGGCTAAATCGACACTGCGAAAGATGTCGCTGGAAGAGAAGATTGGTCAGTTGATCATGGTGTGGGCCAAGGTGGAATACCTGAACATCGACAGCCCTGCATTTGTGCAGTTACACGACGAGATGCAGAAGTATCACGTGGGCGGCTTTGGCGTAACTGTGCATGTGGATGGTGCGCGCCTGATCAAGAGCGAGCCATTTGAAGCTGCTGCTCTCACCAATGAATTGCAGAAGGAATCGAAGTATCCACTGATTTTTGCTGCCGATTTCGAACGTGGACTTGCTGTGCGATTGAACGGCGCAACATCCTTTCCATCGGCGATGGCCTTTGGCGCGACGGGTGACAAAGACCTGGTGCGACAGTTTGGAGAAATCTCTGCTGAAGAGTCGCGCGCTGTTGGCATTCATTGGAACTGGTTTCCAGTAGCAGATGTAAATTCAAATCCGGCGAACCCCATCATTAACACTCGATCCTTTAGCGAAAATCCTGCGGTGGTCGGCGATATGGTTGCTGCATATATCGATGGCGCACGCAGCGAAGGACTACTGACAACGGTCAAGCACTTCCCTGGGCACGGTGATACGGATACGGATTCGCATCTATCACTCGCACGTGTGACCGGAAATATGGATCGACTGAATTCGGTAGAGCTTATTCCGTTTCGTAAGGCAATCGCTGCTGGCGTGGATACGGTGATGATGGGCCACATCACGGTGCCTGCAATCGAGCCTGATCCAAATCTTCCTGCAAGCGTATCGAAGCGCGTTGTTACCGGGCTATTGAAGGATAAGCTCGGGTTTCGTGGACTTGTAGTTACGGACGCGTTGGATATGGGCGCATTGATGCATGCTTTCACTGGAACGGATGCGGAGATCTCCGGCAAGGAAGCAGTGCAGGCGTTGCTTGCGGGTAACGATATGGTCATCATTCCGGCAGATTTGGATGGCGCTTATAGTGGTCTGATACAGGCCGCAAAAAGTGGCGTCCTCTCGGAGAAGCGTATCGATGAAAGTGTGCTGAAGATCCTGCGATTGAAGGCTTCGGTCGGCTTGAATGTTGATCGCTATGTGGACATGTCTGATGTAAGCCGCGTGGTTGCCAGGCCTGCCAGCGTAGCGCTTGCACAAACTATCTCGGACCGTGCGATTACTTTGGCAACTGATACTAACAATCTGCTGCCGCTGCATGTCTCCGCAGACGCCGGTCAGGCTACCGCTTCGAGTGCTGTAGCTGTCATCTTTACCAATGATGCGCGGGCGAGCGAAGGAGTGGGCGCGTTTATTGCGCAGCTTCGTCGACGAGTGCCGAATGCATCGGTGTTTCTTGTCGACAACTCCAGCTCTGCCACGGTTAGCCAGGATGTGTTGGCAGCGGTCGCGAGCGCATCTACAGTGATTGCGGTGGCCGAGGCTTTTCCCAGTGCACGACGCATGATGCGCGTTGCCGGCCAGCAGAAAGGCTCTGCCGGACTTGATCAGAGTGCCACCGAGCTGTTGTCGAGCATCGTGAAGACAGCGGGAGCAAAAACTGTGGTTGCGGCTTTTGGCAACCCTTACATTGGATCGGATGTACCGGGTATTTCAACGTATGTTTGCACATTCTCCGATACTGCAGATTCAGCTTTGAGCCTGGTGAGTGCGCTGTTCGGCGAGAATGCAATTCATGGTCGACTGCCGGTGACGATTCCTAATATTGCCAGGATAGGCGCGGGGTTAGACAGGGCCGCTACCGCTCCTGTTGTTCACTAA
- a CDS encoding serine hydrolase — protein MKTAHAERATRSDFGAIDSIVTQAVADGNIPGAVVLVGHNGKIVYRKAFGMRSLEPTREPMTMDTIFDLASLTKCIATTTSIMKLLQDGRIRLNDPVAKYLPEFAQNGKEDITIRELMTHFSGLGPDLDLKQPWSGRDAAYAMAMRETPAYPPGSRFLYSDINFETLGFLVEKISGMSLNEFAKQNVFIPLGMMDTDFLPPASLSSRIAPTQYDENRKMLRGVVHDPTARRMGGVAGHAGLFSTADDLAKFAQDLLSGHRVLSELAVEKMATPQQPAMAASQRGLGWDIDSPFATNRGELLPIGSFGHTGFTGTSLWIDPITDTYVILLTNAVHPEGKGTVVSLRTRVATSVVQSLDLTAGEEEKLRLARITGYNESLMASRRMTARNGDVKVGIDVLEAHAFREIHADAAHPVRVGLVTNQTAVDAQGRVVSDVLAQAPGVQLTAIFSPEHGATGALDTDNIGNARDAKTGVPIYSVYGDSDAKKRPAESVLAGLDVIVYDIQDVGVRYYTYESTLGYFLEAAAKSGKEIVVLDRPNPVNGVYVQGPVADAGREAFVSYWQTPIRHGMTIAELARMFNQERSIGAKLTVVPMDGWMRGDWFDSTGRVWIDPSPNMRSVTESILYTGIGMIEASNISVGRGTDTPFEVVGAPWIDAVVLARYLNAREISGIRFVPVNFTPATSKYTDEKCGGVNLLMTDRNALDGPELGLEIASALQHLYPDQYKIAGVDTLMRHKASLDAIAAGEDPRRVADDWRDGLDGFTKIRARYLLY, from the coding sequence GTGAAGACCGCGCACGCAGAGCGCGCCACGAGGTCTGACTTTGGTGCGATTGACTCCATCGTTACGCAGGCTGTCGCGGACGGGAATATTCCGGGGGCTGTAGTACTCGTCGGACATAACGGTAAGATCGTCTACCGCAAGGCCTTCGGCATGCGATCACTGGAGCCAACGCGAGAGCCGATGACGATGGATACGATCTTCGATCTTGCCTCGTTAACCAAGTGCATCGCAACGACTACTTCGATAATGAAACTACTGCAAGATGGGCGCATACGACTCAATGATCCAGTGGCAAAGTATCTTCCGGAGTTCGCTCAGAACGGCAAGGAAGATATTACGATTCGCGAGTTGATGACACACTTCTCAGGGCTTGGTCCTGATCTCGATCTTAAGCAGCCATGGAGCGGGCGTGACGCTGCGTATGCAATGGCAATGCGGGAGACGCCAGCCTATCCGCCAGGATCGCGTTTTCTCTATAGCGATATCAACTTCGAGACGCTTGGCTTTCTCGTCGAGAAGATCTCTGGCATGTCGCTCAATGAGTTTGCGAAGCAAAATGTCTTCATTCCGCTGGGCATGATGGATACCGATTTTCTTCCCCCGGCAAGCTTGTCTTCGCGCATTGCGCCTACGCAATATGACGAGAATCGCAAGATGCTGCGAGGCGTGGTGCATGACCCGACAGCACGACGCATGGGCGGTGTCGCTGGTCATGCCGGACTGTTTTCGACTGCGGATGATCTTGCAAAGTTTGCGCAGGATCTACTGAGTGGGCATCGGGTTTTGAGTGAGTTGGCTGTAGAGAAAATGGCTACGCCACAGCAGCCTGCAATGGCTGCGAGCCAGCGCGGATTGGGGTGGGATATAGATTCTCCGTTTGCTACAAATCGTGGCGAGCTATTGCCGATTGGTTCGTTTGGTCATACTGGGTTTACGGGCACGTCGTTATGGATCGATCCGATCACGGACACTTACGTTATCTTGCTGACCAATGCAGTTCATCCGGAGGGCAAAGGTACAGTGGTATCTCTGCGCACGCGCGTGGCAACGTCGGTTGTTCAGTCGCTTGATCTGACGGCTGGTGAAGAAGAGAAGCTGCGGCTTGCGCGCATTACAGGTTATAACGAATCGCTGATGGCTTCGCGTCGAATGACAGCGCGCAATGGCGATGTGAAGGTCGGAATCGATGTGCTTGAGGCACATGCGTTTCGAGAGATTCATGCGGACGCTGCGCATCCTGTTCGCGTGGGGCTTGTGACGAATCAGACTGCGGTCGATGCACAAGGGCGTGTTGTATCCGATGTGCTGGCGCAAGCGCCGGGCGTACAACTGACAGCGATTTTCAGTCCTGAGCATGGAGCAACTGGAGCGCTCGACACAGACAACATTGGCAACGCAAGAGATGCGAAGACTGGCGTTCCGATCTATAGCGTATACGGCGATAGCGATGCAAAGAAGCGACCTGCGGAATCTGTTCTCGCAGGGCTGGATGTGATTGTTTATGACATTCAGGATGTAGGTGTGCGCTACTACACATACGAGAGTACGTTGGGATATTTTCTCGAAGCGGCAGCGAAGTCCGGCAAAGAAATCGTAGTACTGGATCGACCCAATCCGGTGAATGGCGTGTATGTGCAGGGGCCGGTTGCGGATGCAGGCAGAGAGGCTTTTGTAAGTTATTGGCAGACTCCGATACGACACGGTATGACGATTGCGGAGCTCGCGAGGATGTTCAATCAAGAGCGTTCGATTGGGGCAAAGTTGACGGTCGTTCCAATGGACGGATGGATGCGCGGTGACTGGTTTGATTCGACGGGACGCGTATGGATCGATCCTTCACCCAATATGCGCAGCGTCACAGAATCGATTCTGTATACAGGGATTGGCATGATTGAAGCGAGTAATATTTCTGTGGGCCGTGGAACAGATACTCCGTTTGAAGTAGTCGGTGCGCCGTGGATCGACGCAGTGGTATTAGCTCGCTATCTCAATGCCAGGGAGATCAGCGGAATTCGGTTCGTGCCTGTGAACTTTACGCCTGCGACTTCAAAATATACCGATGAGAAATGCGGCGGAGTAAATCTATTGATGACGGATCGCAATGCGCTGGATGGTCCTGAGCTTGGATTGGAGATTGCTTCAGCGTTGCAGCATCTTTATCCAGATCAATACAAGATTGCCGGAGTGGATACGCTCATGCGGCACAAGGCTTCGCTGGACGCTATCGCTGCGGGAGAAGATCCTCGCCGTGTTGCGGATGATTGGCGCGATGGGCTGGACGGCTTTACAAAGATACGAGCCAGGTATCTTCTCTACTGA